Proteins from a genomic interval of Streptomyces sp. NBC_01445:
- a CDS encoding NAD(P)-dependent oxidoreductase codes for MTIAVLGATGMVGSRVITEASARGHHVLALSRKLAGKNPNVTPLAVEVSHAHAVREALTCSVPNGTVDAVVLTVRTVPVDEEFLVGATRTVLDIAAQLGIRVLVVGGAGALRSPGRHELLVADNPAYVSPELKTVAAAGIAQLRTCQAHTGADWVYLSPPALLEPGERTGHYRLGTDTLLTSAEGRSWISAEDLAVAVVDELEAPGPEEHITVVHSERRPSA; via the coding sequence ATGACGATCGCCGTGCTGGGTGCCACCGGGATGGTCGGCAGCCGGGTAATCACCGAGGCCAGTGCACGCGGGCACCATGTGCTTGCCCTGTCCCGGAAGCTTGCAGGCAAGAACCCGAACGTGACGCCGCTCGCAGTCGAGGTGAGCCACGCGCACGCTGTGCGCGAGGCGCTTACGTGCTCCGTCCCGAACGGCACCGTGGACGCCGTGGTGTTGACCGTGCGGACCGTCCCGGTCGACGAGGAGTTCTTGGTCGGCGCTACCCGTACGGTGCTGGACATCGCGGCACAGCTTGGGATTCGTGTCCTCGTGGTCGGCGGCGCCGGCGCCTTGCGCAGTCCCGGCCGTCACGAACTGCTGGTCGCCGACAATCCCGCCTATGTGTCCCCTGAATTGAAGACCGTCGCCGCTGCCGGGATCGCTCAGTTGCGAACCTGCCAGGCTCATACCGGTGCCGATTGGGTCTACCTGAGTCCGCCCGCCCTGCTCGAACCCGGTGAACGCACCGGCCACTATCGCCTGGGCACCGACACCTTGCTCACCAGCGCCGAGGGCCGATCGTGGATCAGCGCCGAGGACCTGGCCGTCGCGGTGGTCGACGAACTCG